In Streptomyces sp. RFCAC02, the following proteins share a genomic window:
- a CDS encoding ABC transporter permease subunit gives MTTPREAAPDRIHNIGYRRYDGARLGAGYARFSLFTHSLRGSYGLGRSGKSKVLPFGLFGVMAIPAVVMVAVASTTGMDELMMDYRSYGLTMQPVLGLYVALAAPQMVSLDLRFKTMPLYFARPIARADYVLAKYAALSASLFLFVGVPITVAYAGGLLAELGFADQTTAYLRGLVVTAVLAVLHAGIGLLVASLTPRRGFGVAAIIAVLTIPFFAVNALQVTASEQGSTGAVGWLAVFSPGTLLDAFQSSLLGGESGFIDGITPSVAAGTVCLLVIAGLAVSCHLLLLRRYRKAGL, from the coding sequence ATGACGACCCCGCGAGAGGCGGCGCCCGACCGCATCCACAACATCGGCTACCGCCGCTACGACGGCGCGCGTCTCGGCGCCGGGTACGCCCGGTTCTCCCTGTTCACGCACTCGCTGCGCGGCTCGTACGGCCTGGGCCGGTCGGGGAAGTCCAAGGTGCTGCCGTTCGGCCTGTTCGGCGTGATGGCGATTCCCGCCGTCGTCATGGTGGCGGTCGCGTCCACCACCGGCATGGACGAGCTCATGATGGACTACCGGTCGTACGGGCTCACCATGCAGCCCGTCCTCGGCCTGTACGTGGCGCTGGCCGCGCCGCAGATGGTCTCCCTCGACCTGCGGTTCAAGACGATGCCGCTGTACTTCGCGCGGCCCATCGCCCGGGCCGACTACGTGCTCGCGAAGTACGCGGCGCTCAGCGCGTCCCTGTTCCTGTTCGTCGGGGTGCCCATCACCGTGGCGTACGCGGGCGGCCTCCTGGCCGAGCTGGGCTTCGCCGACCAGACGACCGCGTACCTGCGCGGCCTCGTGGTGACGGCCGTCCTGGCCGTCCTGCACGCGGGCATCGGGCTGCTCGTCGCGTCGCTCACCCCGCGCCGCGGCTTCGGGGTCGCCGCGATCATCGCCGTCCTCACCATCCCGTTCTTCGCCGTGAACGCCCTGCAGGTCACGGCGAGCGAGCAGGGCAGCACCGGGGCCGTCGGCTGGCTCGCCGTCTTCTCGCCGGGCACGCTGCTCGACGCCTTCCAAAGTTCGCTGCTCGGCGGCGAGAGCGGCTTCATCGACGGCATCACCCCGTCCGTCGCGGCGGGCACGGTCTGCCTCCTGGTGATCGCAGGGCTCGCGGTCTCGTGCCATCTGCTCCTGCTGCGCCGCTACCGGAAGGCCGGGCTCTGA
- a CDS encoding ABC transporter ATP-binding protein, translated as MIRTDGLTKRYPRVTALDRLTVDIGPGVTGLVGANGAGKSTLIKLLLGLAPATEGSAAVLGLDAAREGGTIRERVGYMPEHDCLPPDVSATEFVVHMARMSGLPATAARERTADTLRHVGLNEERYRPMGGYSTGMKQRVKLAQALVHDPHLVLLDEPTNGLDPVGRDEMLGLIRRVHTDFGISVLVTSHLLGELERTSDHIVVIDGGRLLRSEATARFTEVTTALTVEVTDTDTHPDGADALRSALAAAGLTVEAAPGRLLSVEAGDDSVYDTVRDTVAELGLGLVRMEQRRHRIAEVFEEARS; from the coding sequence GTGATCCGGACCGACGGTCTGACGAAGCGGTACCCCCGGGTGACCGCGCTGGACCGGCTGACCGTGGACATCGGCCCCGGCGTGACCGGCCTCGTCGGGGCCAACGGCGCCGGCAAGTCCACGCTGATCAAACTGCTCCTCGGCCTGGCCCCCGCCACCGAGGGATCCGCCGCCGTGCTCGGTCTCGACGCGGCGCGTGAGGGCGGCACCATCCGTGAGCGCGTCGGGTACATGCCGGAGCACGACTGCCTGCCGCCGGACGTGTCGGCCACCGAGTTCGTCGTCCACATGGCGCGCATGTCCGGGCTGCCCGCCACGGCCGCCCGCGAGCGCACGGCCGACACGCTCCGCCACGTCGGGCTCAACGAGGAGCGCTACCGCCCCATGGGCGGCTACTCGACGGGCATGAAGCAGCGCGTCAAGCTCGCCCAGGCCCTGGTGCACGACCCGCACCTGGTGCTCCTCGACGAGCCGACGAACGGCCTCGATCCCGTCGGACGGGACGAGATGCTCGGCCTGATCCGCCGCGTCCACACGGACTTCGGCATCTCGGTCCTGGTCACCTCGCACCTGCTGGGCGAGCTGGAGCGCACCAGCGACCACATCGTCGTCATCGACGGCGGCCGGCTGCTGCGCTCTGAGGCCACCGCCCGCTTCACGGAGGTGACCACCGCGCTCACCGTCGAGGTCACCGACACCGACACCCATCCGGACGGCGCGGACGCCCTGCGGTCCGCGCTGGCCGCCGCCGGGCTCACCGTGGAGGCGGCCCCGGGCCGGCTGCTGAGCGTCGAGGCGGGCGACGACTCCGTGTACGACACCGTCCGCGACACCGTGGCGGAGCTGGGCCTCGGCCTGGTCCGCATGGAGCAGCGCAGGCACCGGATCGCCGAGGTCTTCGAGGAGGCACGGTCATGA
- a CDS encoding LLM class flavin-dependent oxidoreductase, producing MPLRLSTVILPVHRWSGGGRRIWQRAEELGFHTAYTYDHLSWRGFRDRTWFGAVPTLTAAAAVTDRIRLGPLVTSPNFRHPVTLAKELITLDDIADGRITLGIGAGGTGFDATALGHDAWSPRERAGRFAEFLRLLDRLLSEGGTGSGSRGVSYRGDYWSAHEVRMIPGCVQRPRLPFTVAATGRRGMRLAARHGQAWVTVSDPAGFDGGSTPDAFDALARQVRRLDAVCEDEGREPGTLGRVLLDAGGPGGGAPLSSVGAFVEYAGTVASLGFTELVLHWPVEDSAFASDPAVFERIVTEAPAQLAA from the coding sequence CTGCCGCTCCGGCTGTCCACCGTCATCCTTCCCGTGCACCGCTGGTCCGGCGGGGGCCGGCGGATCTGGCAGCGCGCCGAGGAGCTGGGCTTCCACACCGCCTACACCTACGACCACCTGTCGTGGCGCGGCTTCCGTGACCGGACCTGGTTCGGTGCCGTGCCGACGCTGACGGCCGCCGCCGCGGTGACCGACCGCATCCGTCTCGGTCCGCTCGTCACCTCGCCCAACTTCCGGCACCCCGTGACGCTCGCCAAGGAGCTGATCACGCTCGACGACATCGCGGACGGCCGGATCACCCTCGGCATCGGCGCGGGCGGCACCGGCTTCGACGCGACGGCGCTCGGGCACGACGCCTGGTCGCCGCGCGAGCGGGCGGGGCGCTTCGCCGAGTTCCTGCGGCTGCTCGACCGGCTGCTGAGCGAGGGCGGCACGGGCAGTGGCTCCCGCGGCGTCTCCTACCGGGGGGACTACTGGTCGGCGCACGAGGTGCGCATGATCCCCGGCTGCGTCCAGCGGCCGAGGCTGCCGTTCACGGTGGCCGCCACGGGGCGCCGTGGCATGCGGCTCGCCGCCCGGCACGGGCAGGCGTGGGTCACGGTCAGCGACCCGGCCGGGTTCGACGGGGGCAGCACACCGGACGCGTTCGACGCGCTGGCCCGGCAGGTGCGGCGGCTCGACGCGGTCTGCGAGGACGAGGGGCGCGAGCCGGGGACGCTCGGCCGTGTCCTGCTGGACGCGGGGGGTCCCGGCGGCGGCGCGCCGCTCTCCTCGGTGGGCGCCTTCGTCGAGTACGCGGGGACGGTCGCCTCGCTCGGGTTCACGGAGCTGGTGCTGCACTGGCCGGTGGAGGACTCGGCGTTCGCCTCGGACCCGGCGGTCTTCGAGCGCATCGTCACGGAGGCACCGGCGCAGCTCGCCGCGTGA
- a CDS encoding HAD hydrolase family protein, translated as MSLPEALPRLIATDLDGTLLRDDKTVSARTIAALAAAESAGLEVIFVTGRPARWMNVVSDHVHGHGIAICGNGAAVVDLHQGGELVETRPLPRENACAIVGALRTAAPGVTFAVERTTGLHYEPDYPPFGFDPAFEIAPVERLLAPDARHAGLPVLKLLAHHPALDPDAFLTLARSVAGAYGEVTRSSPAALLEISAPGVSKASTLADRCARRGIRPDEVVAFGDMPNDLEMLGWAGTAYAMANAHPAVLAATPHRTTSNEDDGVARVIEQLLSCRRPVAG; from the coding sequence GTGTCCCTTCCCGAAGCCCTGCCGCGCCTGATCGCCACCGACCTCGACGGCACGCTGCTGCGCGACGACAAGACCGTCTCCGCACGAACCATCGCCGCCCTCGCCGCCGCCGAGAGCGCCGGGCTCGAGGTGATCTTCGTGACCGGGCGCCCGGCCCGCTGGATGAACGTCGTCAGCGACCACGTCCACGGCCACGGGATCGCCATCTGCGGCAACGGCGCGGCCGTCGTGGACCTGCACCAGGGCGGTGAGCTCGTGGAGACCCGGCCGCTGCCGCGCGAGAACGCGTGCGCGATCGTCGGCGCCCTGCGGACCGCCGCGCCCGGCGTCACCTTCGCGGTGGAACGCACCACCGGTCTCCACTACGAGCCGGACTACCCGCCGTTCGGCTTCGACCCGGCGTTCGAGATCGCGCCCGTCGAACGTCTCCTCGCCCCGGACGCCCGGCACGCCGGGCTGCCCGTCCTCAAGCTGCTGGCACACCACCCGGCGCTCGACCCCGACGCCTTCCTCACCCTCGCGCGCTCGGTCGCGGGCGCGTACGGCGAGGTCACGCGCTCCTCCCCGGCCGCGCTCCTGGAGATCAGCGCGCCCGGCGTGAGCAAGGCCAGCACGCTCGCCGACCGCTGCGCCCGCCGGGGCATCAGGCCCGACGAGGTCGTCGCGTTCGGCGACATGCCGAACGACCTGGAGATGCTGGGCTGGGCGGGCACCGCGTACGCCATGGCCAACGCCCACCCCGCCGTCCTCGCGGCGACACCGCACCGCACCACGTCGAACGAGGACGACGGAGTCGCCCGGGTGATCGAGCAGCTCCTGTCCTGCCGGCGGCCCGTGGCCGGCTGA
- a CDS encoding metallophosphoesterase, with protein sequence MTQGAGEGPDVWPGGAEPAVPGAPYTPTERDLPVIEGAGPLYVVGDVHGYLEELRAALREAGLIDGSDAWAAGNARLWFLGDFTDRGPDGVGVLDLVMRLSAEAAAAGGYCKALLGNHELLLLGACRFGDAPVESAAGTGSFKTAWLLNGGQHSDMERLEDHHLQWMSRLDSLALADGHLLMHSDTTSYLEYGSTVEDVNDAIWQALQRNDVEETWELFRKFTKRFAFRDDAGPQTARELLDTYGGRRIVHGHSPIPYLTGETGGADGDGEGGDEPPGARVTGPYVYADSLAVAMDGGVTMAGKLLVASLPLTQE encoded by the coding sequence ATGACTCAGGGGGCCGGCGAGGGACCGGATGTGTGGCCCGGCGGAGCGGAACCGGCCGTGCCCGGCGCCCCCTACACGCCGACGGAGCGCGACCTGCCGGTGATCGAGGGGGCGGGGCCGCTGTACGTCGTCGGCGACGTCCACGGCTACCTGGAGGAACTCCGCGCCGCCCTGCGGGAGGCGGGCCTCATCGACGGATCGGACGCCTGGGCCGCGGGCAACGCGCGGCTCTGGTTCCTCGGCGACTTCACCGACCGGGGGCCGGACGGCGTCGGCGTCCTCGACCTCGTGATGCGGCTGTCCGCCGAGGCCGCCGCGGCCGGGGGCTACTGCAAGGCGCTCCTCGGCAACCACGAGCTCCTTCTGCTCGGTGCCTGCCGCTTCGGCGACGCCCCGGTCGAGTCGGCGGCCGGCACCGGCTCGTTCAAGACCGCCTGGCTGCTGAACGGCGGCCAGCACTCCGACATGGAGCGCCTCGAGGACCACCACCTCCAGTGGATGTCGCGCCTCGACTCCCTCGCCCTCGCGGACGGGCACCTGCTGATGCACTCCGACACCACCTCGTACCTGGAGTACGGCAGCACCGTCGAGGACGTCAACGACGCGATCTGGCAGGCGCTCCAGCGCAATGACGTCGAGGAGACGTGGGAGCTGTTCCGCAAGTTCACCAAGCGCTTCGCCTTCAGGGACGACGCCGGGCCGCAGACGGCGCGCGAGCTGCTCGACACGTACGGCGGGCGCCGGATCGTGCACGGGCACAGCCCCATCCCCTACCTCACGGGGGAGACGGGCGGCGCCGACGGTGACGGGGAAGGCGGCGACGAGCCCCCGGGCGCCCGTGTGACCGGCCCCTACGTCTACGCCGACTCGCTCGCCGTCGCGATGGACGGCGGGGTGACCATGGCGGGGAAGCTGCTGGTCGCCTCGCTGCCGCTCACGCAGGAGTGA
- a CDS encoding LacI family DNA-binding transcriptional regulator, whose amino-acid sequence MTAAKHQVTRTAGRRTSGQRAGIRDVAAAAGVSITTVSDALNGKGRLPDATRRHVRSVADRLGYRPSAAARTLRTGKSGLIGLTVTTYGDEPFTFTEFAYFAEMARAATSAALARGYALVILPAGAQRSEFDVWSNVALDGTVIIDPSDHDPVVAELVRQGVPVVSDGRPGGSLPVTAWVDNDHEAAVTGLLDHLAAGGARRIGLLTGTSTDTYTRLSTRAYLTWCERHGQAPVYESYPAHDPCAGAVAADRLLARPDRPDAVYGLFDPNGTDLLAAARRYGLRVPEDLLIVCCSESTVYAGTEPPITTLSLKPARIGTAVIQLLIDAIEGVDGRSATPVPAAEAVHRVMPTELIVRTSSQRPPLTAARADGGPAVPRVAAPRRAPAADQ is encoded by the coding sequence ATGACAGCAGCGAAGCATCAGGTGACCCGGACCGCCGGCCGCAGGACGAGCGGGCAACGGGCGGGCATCAGGGATGTCGCCGCGGCCGCCGGGGTCTCGATCACCACCGTCTCCGACGCGCTCAACGGCAAGGGCCGCCTCCCCGACGCGACCCGACGCCACGTCCGCTCCGTGGCCGACCGCCTCGGCTACCGCCCCTCGGCCGCCGCCCGCACCCTGCGCACCGGCAAGTCGGGCCTGATCGGGCTCACCGTCACCACCTACGGCGACGAGCCCTTCACCTTCACCGAGTTCGCCTACTTCGCGGAGATGGCCAGGGCCGCCACCTCCGCGGCACTCGCCCGGGGCTACGCCCTGGTCATCCTCCCCGCCGGCGCGCAGCGCAGCGAGTTCGACGTGTGGTCCAACGTCGCCCTCGACGGCACCGTCATCATCGACCCGTCCGACCACGACCCGGTCGTCGCCGAACTCGTCCGCCAGGGCGTGCCCGTCGTCTCCGACGGCAGGCCGGGCGGCAGTCTCCCCGTCACCGCCTGGGTGGACAACGACCACGAGGCCGCCGTGACCGGCCTCCTCGACCACCTCGCGGCCGGCGGCGCCCGCCGGATCGGCCTGCTGACCGGCACCAGCACCGACACGTACACCCGCCTCTCCACCCGCGCGTACCTCACCTGGTGCGAGCGCCACGGCCAGGCCCCGGTGTACGAGTCCTACCCCGCCCACGACCCGTGCGCCGGCGCCGTCGCCGCCGACCGGCTGCTCGCGCGCCCCGACCGGCCCGACGCCGTCTACGGCCTGTTCGACCCGAACGGCACGGACCTCCTGGCCGCCGCCCGCCGCTACGGCCTGCGCGTTCCCGAGGACCTGCTCATCGTCTGCTGCAGCGAGTCGACGGTCTACGCGGGCACCGAGCCGCCCATCACCACCCTGTCCCTCAAGCCCGCCCGCATCGGCACGGCCGTCATCCAGCTCCTCATCGACGCCATCGAGGGCGTCGACGGACGCTCGGCCACCCCCGTCCCGGCCGCCGAGGCCGTGCACCGGGTCATGCCCACCGAACTGATCGTCAGGACCTCGTCGCAGCGGCCGCCCCTCACCGCGGCCCGCGCGGACGGCGGTCCCGCGGTCCCCCGGGTGGCCGCCCCGCGCCGCGCACCCGCCGCCGACCAGTAG
- the hisC gene encoding histidinol-phosphate transaminase, with product MAAAGPRLRSALDGIPAYVPGKPADGGPVTFKLSSNENPYPPLPGVLESAVAAAGALNRYPDLACAALTAELAERFGVPADHLATGTGSVGVAQQLVQCTAGPGDEVIYAWRSFEAYPIITQISGAVSVRVPLTPDERHDLDAMADAITPRTRLVFVCVPNNPTGTAIPRADLVRFLDRVPDDVLVVLDEAYREFNRDPEVADGIELYRDRPNVCVLRTFSKAYGLAGLRVGFAVAHAPVAAALRKTAVPFGVSQIAQNAAIASLRSEAALAERVDALVAERSRLWDALTAQGWRVPVSQANFLWLRLGADTGAFAAACEEAGVTVRPFQGEGVRASVGEREGNDLLLRTAEAFLARHPRLRS from the coding sequence GTGGCGGCCGCGGGTCCACGGCTGCGGTCCGCGCTGGACGGCATCCCCGCCTATGTGCCGGGGAAGCCGGCCGACGGCGGGCCGGTGACGTTCAAGCTCTCCTCGAACGAGAACCCGTACCCGCCCCTGCCCGGTGTGCTGGAGTCGGCCGTCGCGGCGGCGGGCGCTCTCAACCGGTACCCGGACCTGGCCTGCGCCGCGCTGACGGCCGAGCTGGCCGAGCGGTTCGGCGTCCCCGCCGACCACCTGGCGACCGGCACCGGCTCCGTCGGAGTGGCCCAGCAGCTCGTGCAGTGCACGGCGGGGCCGGGCGACGAGGTGATCTACGCGTGGCGCTCGTTCGAGGCCTACCCGATCATCACGCAGATCTCGGGGGCCGTCTCGGTCCGGGTGCCGCTGACGCCGGACGAGCGGCACGACCTCGACGCGATGGCGGACGCGATCACGCCCAGGACGCGGCTGGTCTTCGTCTGCGTGCCGAACAACCCGACCGGCACGGCGATCCCCCGCGCCGACCTCGTGCGGTTCCTCGACCGGGTGCCGGACGACGTGCTGGTGGTGCTCGACGAGGCGTACCGGGAGTTCAACCGGGACCCGGAGGTCGCTGACGGCATCGAGCTGTACCGCGACCGGCCGAACGTGTGCGTGCTGCGGACGTTCTCGAAGGCGTACGGCCTGGCGGGGCTGCGCGTCGGGTTCGCCGTGGCCCACGCGCCGGTGGCCGCCGCGCTGCGGAAGACGGCGGTGCCGTTCGGTGTGAGCCAGATCGCGCAGAACGCGGCCATCGCCTCGCTGCGGAGCGAGGCGGCGCTGGCGGAGCGGGTGGACGCGCTGGTGGCGGAGCGGTCGCGGCTGTGGGACGCGCTGACGGCGCAGGGCTGGCGGGTGCCCGTCTCGCAGGCGAACTTCCTGTGGCTGCGGCTCGGTGCGGACACCGGTGCGTTCGCGGCGGCGTGCGAGGAGGCGGGCGTGACCGTGCGGCCGTTCCAGGGCGAGGGCGTGCGCGCCTCGGTGGGGGAGCGCGAAGGGAACGACCTGCTGCTGCGCACGGCCGAGGCGTTCCTGGCCCGGCATCCCAGGCTGCGGAGCTGA
- a CDS encoding cytochrome ubiquinol oxidase subunit I, whose amino-acid sequence MDLALAPETLARWQFGITTVYHFLFVPLTISLAALTAGLETAWVRTKKEKYLRATKFWGKLFLINIAMGVVTGLVQEFQFGMNWSDYSRFVGDVFGAPLAFEALIAFFFESTFIGLWIFGWDKLPPKLHVATIWTVAVGTVLSAYFILAANSWMQHPVGYRIDEETGRAQLTDFVRVLTQNTAVAQFAHTITAAFLTGGAFMVGIAAYHLMRRRHVQVMRTSLRLGLVTMVVAGLLTAFTGDRLGKIMYEQQPMKMAAAEALWETQAPAPFSLFAIGDVDEGHNRVTVELPGLLSFLAHDNFSEAVPGINDTNEAMQEQYGPGDYRPAIPVAYWSFRWMIGFGMASFTLGAVGLWLTRRRLWLAEHLRTGPDERPHLALTRDRALGPVLTRWYWRLAVLTMLFPLIANAWGWIFTETGRQPWAVFGLLRTSAAVSPGVSQAEVLISLIVFTALYAVLGFIEVRLLIKYAKAGPPELTESDLNPPSRIGGDDPAADRPMAFSY is encoded by the coding sequence GTGGACCTCGCTCTCGCACCGGAGACCCTGGCGCGGTGGCAGTTCGGCATCACGACCGTCTACCACTTCCTCTTCGTCCCGCTGACGATCTCGCTGGCCGCGCTGACGGCGGGCCTGGAGACGGCGTGGGTGCGCACCAAGAAGGAGAAGTACCTCAGGGCGACCAAGTTCTGGGGGAAGCTCTTCCTGATCAACATCGCGATGGGGGTCGTGACCGGCCTCGTGCAGGAGTTCCAGTTCGGCATGAACTGGTCGGACTACTCCCGCTTCGTCGGAGACGTCTTCGGCGCCCCGCTCGCCTTCGAGGCGCTGATCGCCTTCTTCTTCGAGTCCACGTTCATCGGCCTGTGGATCTTCGGCTGGGACAAGCTGCCGCCGAAGCTGCACGTCGCCACGATCTGGACGGTCGCGGTCGGCACCGTCCTGTCCGCCTACTTCATCCTGGCCGCCAACTCCTGGATGCAGCACCCGGTCGGATACCGGATCGACGAGGAGACGGGCCGCGCGCAGCTCACCGACTTCGTCCGCGTCCTCACCCAGAACACGGCCGTCGCCCAGTTCGCGCACACCATCACCGCCGCGTTCCTCACCGGAGGGGCGTTCATGGTCGGCATCGCCGCCTACCACCTGATGCGCCGCCGGCACGTCCAGGTGATGCGGACGTCCCTGCGCCTCGGCCTCGTCACGATGGTCGTCGCCGGCCTGCTGACCGCGTTCACCGGCGACCGGCTCGGCAAGATCATGTACGAGCAGCAGCCGATGAAGATGGCCGCGGCCGAGGCCCTGTGGGAGACCCAGGCACCCGCGCCGTTCTCGCTCTTCGCCATCGGCGACGTGGACGAGGGCCACAACCGGGTCACGGTGGAACTGCCCGGTCTGCTGTCGTTCCTCGCGCACGACAACTTCTCGGAGGCCGTCCCCGGCATCAACGACACCAACGAGGCGATGCAGGAGCAGTACGGCCCCGGCGACTACCGGCCCGCGATCCCGGTGGCCTACTGGAGCTTCCGCTGGATGATCGGCTTCGGCATGGCCTCCTTCACGCTCGGCGCCGTCGGACTGTGGCTCACCCGCCGTCGGCTGTGGCTCGCGGAGCACCTGCGCACCGGACCGGACGAACGCCCCCACCTGGCGCTCACCCGGGACCGCGCCCTCGGTCCGGTCCTCACCCGCTGGTACTGGCGGCTCGCCGTGCTCACCATGCTCTTCCCGCTGATCGCCAACGCCTGGGGCTGGATCTTCACCGAGACCGGCCGCCAGCCGTGGGCCGTCTTCGGCCTGCTGCGCACCTCGGCCGCCGTGTCCCCGGGGGTGTCGCAGGCGGAGGTCCTCATCTCGCTGATCGTCTTCACCGCCCTGTACGCGGTGCTCGGGTTCATCGAGGTGCGGCTGCTGATCAAGTACGCCAAGGCGGGGCCGCCGGAGCTGACCGAGTCCGATCTGAATCCGCCGAGCAGGATCGGCGGGGACGACCCCGCCGCCGACCGCCCGATGGCGTTCTCGTACTGA
- the cydB gene encoding cytochrome d ubiquinol oxidase subunit II, whose protein sequence is MELHDIWFVIIAVLWTGYFFLEGFDFGIGVLSGTLARDRAERRVLINTIGPVWDGNEVWLISAAGATFAAFPDWYATLFSGFYLPLLLILVGLIVRGVGFEYRAKRSSERWQRNWERAVFWTSLGVAFLWGLAFANIVRGVPMDARHEYTGGPADLLSPYALLGGVMTVVLFTFHGAVFAALKTVGDIRLRARRAAGGLGAATAVLAGLFLAWTQADHGNVRSLAAIVVAGAALAAALAANAAGREGWAFVFSGVVIVSLVATLFLALFPDVMPSSTDPSWSLTVENAASAPYTLRIMTWCAVLATPLVLLYQGWTYWVFRKRVGTQHIAS, encoded by the coding sequence ATGGAACTCCACGACATCTGGTTCGTCATCATCGCCGTGCTGTGGACCGGCTACTTCTTCCTGGAGGGCTTCGACTTCGGCATCGGCGTCCTCAGCGGCACCCTGGCCCGCGACCGGGCGGAGCGCCGGGTCCTGATCAACACCATCGGCCCCGTCTGGGACGGCAACGAGGTGTGGCTCATCTCGGCCGCGGGGGCGACGTTCGCCGCGTTCCCCGACTGGTACGCGACCCTCTTCTCCGGCTTCTACCTGCCCCTGCTGCTCATCCTCGTCGGCCTGATCGTGCGGGGCGTCGGGTTCGAGTACCGGGCGAAGCGGTCGTCCGAGCGGTGGCAGCGGAACTGGGAGCGCGCCGTCTTCTGGACCTCGCTCGGCGTCGCCTTCCTGTGGGGCCTCGCCTTCGCCAACATCGTGCGCGGCGTGCCCATGGACGCGCGGCACGAGTACACCGGCGGCCCGGCCGACCTGCTCAGCCCGTACGCGCTGCTCGGCGGCGTGATGACGGTGGTCCTGTTCACGTTCCACGGCGCGGTGTTCGCCGCGCTGAAGACGGTGGGCGACATCCGGCTGCGGGCACGGCGCGCGGCGGGCGGGCTCGGTGCGGCGACCGCCGTGCTGGCGGGCCTGTTCCTCGCCTGGACGCAGGCCGACCACGGCAACGTCCGCAGCCTCGCCGCCATCGTGGTGGCGGGCGCCGCGCTCGCCGCGGCACTGGCCGCCAACGCGGCGGGCCGCGAGGGCTGGGCGTTCGTCTTCTCGGGCGTGGTGATCGTGTCCCTGGTGGCCACGCTGTTCCTGGCCCTCTTCCCGGACGTCATGCCGTCCTCGACGGACCCGTCGTGGAGCCTGACCGTGGAGAACGCCGCGTCCGCCCCGTACACGCTGCGGATCATGACCTGGTGCGCCGTCCTCGCCACGCCGCTGGTGCTGCTCTACCAGGGCTGGACGTACTGGGTGTTCCGCAAGCGCGTCGGCACCCAGCACATAGCGTCGTAG